The genomic stretch AGATTAGCCAGTGGTTGTGTGTCGTTGTATTTTCTGGAGCTCCCAACTTCTTAATCGCCTCCTCGAACGCCGTTTGATTCACTTGCGATGCGTTGTTCCGCTCTGGCTGTGCATCCTCGATTTCGGCCGTGCCTGCCGATTTGGTCCGGTCGCGCCGACGTGCGCCAAATCAGCCAATCCAAATATCTCATTTGAATAACGGATTTTGAAATGTGCTCATACTGAACGAGCGCATCTTGGGGAATACATCCGGTGGAAAAATGCTCGAAATTCTAGGTCTCACCGCTTATACTTCCGTGCACGGGTGCAGGCATGCAGTGCACGGGTGCCGGCAGCCATTGGACCTTTCGAGACTCATTCGGCAGCACAAAGGAATCGCCCGAAATGTTGTTTTCATTCATCCCGACGATGATCGTGGCGATGGTCGTCGTCGGCCAGACGCCGACGGACAGCGACAAGCACTTTCGCGTTCCGCCGGGCGAACGACAGCTTTTTCTCGATGATGTGGGTGTCTCAGAAATCCACAATCTCAAACGTACAATGCATCCGCCAACCAAGCAGGGAGCGGTGATCCCCCCGGATCGTCCCTGGGAGACGACGCTGCAGACCCGCTGTGCTCCGGCCTGGGATCCGAGTGCCAAACGATTCAAGCTTTGGATGATCACTTCCATGAATATTCCCATGGGGGGGATGACCTATGCGGAAAGCAAGGACGGACTGCATTGGACGAAGCCCAACCTTCGCCAAAAGATGATCAACGGCAACCTAGATAACAATCTGGTCACGGTTGACCCAAAACTTGACTGGCCAGCAAATGCGATTGAAAACGTTGTCTACGATGCCACAGATCCGGACCCTTCCCGGCGATTCAAGGGGTTGGCGCATGCATTCGGTCGTGAACCCATCGTCAGTCCCGATGGCATTCATTGGAAACGCCTCGACGTGCCAGCAATTGCTAGTCAGGACGAATCGAACTTGTCGTTTGATGAGCGGGAACATCTATTTATTCTGACGGTCAAACAGGGCGGTCCCTACGGCCGATCCGTATACCTTTCCACGAGTAAGGACTTTGAGCAGTGGACAAAACCGCGACTGATTTTTCATGCCGATAAGTTGGACCAGAAGCTCGGTCAGAAACATATTAAGGCACGTCGGGCTGATCCGAGTCTGCAACTTCAAAGGGCCTTGTGGGATATTCGCGACACGTACAAGGGCCATACGGCAGAGCCCAAAGTGGATGTCTACAACATGGGATTGTTCCGTTATGAAGGCCTCTATATCGGCATGCCCTCCATGTTCCACTCCAACGACAACCGCTGGAACAAAGACGGCTTCCACCTCATCCAACTCGTGTGCAGTCGAGATCTCAAAACGTTCAAGCGACTTGGCGACCGCAAGACGTTTATTGGACCCTCGCCAATGGGCGAAAATGTCTACGATCTCACGCAACTCATTGGACCTAGCTCACCGGTGATTCACAGTGACGAGTTGTGGTTTTACTATACCGGAATTCGATATCGTACCCTGCCGAAAAATCTCGAACACGGTGCCGGTGCAATTTGCTTGGCTGTGTTACGCCGGGACGGATTCATCTCGTTGGATTCAGAAGATTCCGAAGGCTCAATCCTGACCGAACCCTTCGAGCTGCTTGGCTCAAAACTTTTTGTCAACGTGGACGTGCCGCAGGGCGAGCTTCAGGTCGAGTTGCTCGATCGAAACGGCAAGGTGGTTGCATTTTCAAAGCCGATCAGCGGTGATCTAACGCATGCAGGGGTGGAGTGGGCTGAAGGCGACATCGACCCGATGAAGAACCAGAATGTGAGCCTTCGTTTCACGCTCCGCGACGGGCAGTTCTATTCATATTGGCTGGAATGAGCGGATTCATCTCTAGATTACATGATCGGTTTCGCGATTGAAATCATCAAACTTGCCGTCGTTAAATCATCTCACGTCGTGGGTACTGACTGTCCATGAAAAGTAGGGTTCAATTCAGTCGGGAAACGGGGACTCGACAAGCTCATGAAGGAGTCTGTTTGAATTCCTGTCCTGCCGGGGGATTGTTGCATTTGCGACCTGCCGAGCTGAACCCGACAGCGGTTGCAGTGACAAAGCAATAGGCAGACGATGATTGACGCCCTGGGATTGCCACCCAAGCCGCAGAAACTAAATCGGGGTACTCAGGTCGTTTGTATTCCCTTTCTGAAAAGATGTAATTCTGATCGTTGATTTAACTCGGCGTAGCACGGGAAAGGTTGCAATCATTCTCACGCCATGCAAAATTTGGAAAGCCTAGCAGGCATGGCCGCATCGCGAACGCTGTGCGTGACAAACTTAGATATTGGTTGGCTTTGCTAAGTTGATTCGAAGATTCTCCTGGAGGTGCTGCTGAACGAGCACCTTGCGAAAGAAAAGGAACCGGTTTATGCGGCGGAAGTTTCTGATGCTTATGAGGGGATGCTTGATTTTCGGCCTGCTTATTCCGTTCACTTCCGATGCGGTAGAACCAATTGGATTTCGAGTGAAACGTCAGCTGCATTTGCCCTCAGACGACGGTCAGCAAGGGATCGGTACAGATGGGAAATTTCTTTATGTGCAAAACACTCAACAACTTTTTAAATATGACCTGGAGGGTCATCTGACGAAAGCGGGGCCGAGGTTGCGGCTACACCATGGGGGCCTCGTTTGTGTGAAGGGCCGAGTTTATGTTGCCGTGAGCGGCTGTGCCGCGGGCGGTACCAACCAGCATTACGTTCATGTTTACGATGCCCAGTCGCTCCAATTAATTGAAAAGCATGATGTGGGTGGACACTTTACTATCTGCGCCGGAGGAATCGCGTACCGCAAAGGACGATTTTTCATCGCGGAGTCGTTCTTCGACAATGATCATCTCGATCGAATCGTGGAATTCGACCAAAAGTTTCAGCATGTGAGAGATTACTCCGTCGACTTCAAGTCGCCCTATGGCATCCAAGGTCTTGAGTACTTACCCGCCATCGATCAATTCCAGGTCCATTCTCACGGCCAAGACTTTTATCGAATTAATGGCCGTTTTGAGAGCCGCTCTCTGATACTTGGCAAGGCTAAGTTTGACTTGCAGGACCTCGCACGACTTGATGACAAGACACTCGTTGTCAACCATCGCCAGGCCGAAGCCGTGTTGTTTGTTCAACTTGAAATGCAACCTGTGTCTTCCAGCAAGGATTGTCTCGGTGGCAGGTAGATTAAGTGAGACATATCCGGCCCCCACACGCTGCCGTAATCGGAAAACGTATAGCGGGCTGGGTATCAGCGGATTTTATCCGCCCGACAAACTTTCCAAAAGAGCCTGTTCGTCGATCGATTCCAACACCATGAAAGCCACCACTGGCAGAATCTTGTCTTCCATGATATTAATTCTTCACGGGTGGGGCACAGAAATGGATGCACGCAGTAAAATGCACGGATTACGACCCGATGGTGCTTTGGCAATGGTGCTTTGGCATCTGTGGGGTTTCTCGCTATTGAGTCAGCTTCGTGAGATTTGCTACCGAGTCCGGCGCAGAGGACTCCGTACTGGCCAACGAGAACAAAATTTTCTACAGCATATCAGAGGGTACAACGCACGACGATGAATGACTTGCAATCCCAGTTACCGTCATCGAACGAACCGGAAACACCACCAGGTCGAAATTTTTTTTTCAGTTCTGGCGGTGCTTCTGGCTGATGTTCCTCGTCGTTTCCCTTGCCTATGCTTGGTACTGCTTCTACGCTCCTGCTAACAATATTGCTTGGGCAGACAATTTCAGCTCGGCCCAGCGACAAGCAACCGAATCGGATAAGCCGATGATCCTGTACTTCACCGGCAAATGGTGTAGTCCGTGTCGGATTATGAAACGCAATGTGTGGGCTGATGAACAGGTGACGGCACGGGTGAATGCTGAATTCATTCCCGTGGCCATTGACGTGGGGGACTCGGCCACTGCCGGTCTGAGGGCTCGCTACAACATCCTCGGGGCACCCGTCACAATGATTACTGATCCACAGGGAAATGTGTTGCAGTGGCGAGATGGGGGCATTGGAAAATCCGACTTCCTTGAGTTGCTAAGCATGCCAAATCCTTCAGTTGCCAAGCAGTGAAAAGCTGGTAGCTGCCTTCTGCATGGACGAGGTAGCTTTCGGTCGGTGCCGGGGGGCTTGTGTCGAATTTGATCTGTCCACATTTCAGCTTTCCGCTGGATCAGGTTGCCCGAGTCAAATTGCGTCGGCGTGGAACGTCGCTGCTCTTCGCATTTCGAGATTTGATCATGTCACTTGTATCTGTGTTGCTGTCTGATCGACAGGCCGCCCCAACGTATTCGCCGAATTGGACTGAACATGAGTCGCCTCAATTCCGCATGAAGCGGTAGGCAGAACCCGTGAAAACTCTAGACCCTATTTGAGGTATGCGATGCAGAATGAACTGGATTGTGCTGCATCGGCTGGGCGCTCTTGGAAATTCGTTGCCGTCCTTCTTGCCATGCTGGCCGCGATGGTGCTGATGGCAAAGTCAGGAAACATCCGCAACTGGTGGGACCACCGTCACAAACAAAGTGCATCCATTGAGTCGATGTCACTTCAGAAAGGCGACATCCGCCTACGAGATGTAGGTGGATGTTTTAGCGACAGAAAATTCTATCTTCAGATTGCCATGGACAATGAACTACCGATCCATCGGGTAGGCGGCGTCAATGAGGGGCGATTTGACGTTAATTGGGAAGTTGCGATAGTCGTCGACGATGAGCAGGTTCACACCGCCGAATGGAAGGGAAGTCCCAAGCCCGTCTTGTTGTTTGGATCTCTGTGTCCCCCCCGTTTTGACAGCGTTCAAGCGTATGTTGACAATGGCGCGACGGTTAGGGTGAACATCAGGCAGAACGGCAGCGACATTCCGAACGCGAGTAAATCGCTTGTCGAAAAGTAACAAAATGAGCTTGATTTACCTGGCGTCGGCAACGGCTACCTTGTCGGTCTTTGCGCCTTTCTGAGGTTCAACGAGGTGACGGAGGAGTCCCTTCCGATTCGCTGTAGAGCTGCCCCAATTGAACCGACTGGCAAAACCGTTTTGTCGGTGGAACAACTGAACGCTGGTGATCGGGTTATTGTCAATTGGAAAGAATCATGGTGGCGAGGGAAGGTGTTGGAAGTTTTTGCGAATGACATGGTGAGGGTGCACTACATTGGTTGGTCCGACACTTGTGACGAGGTCGTTCAAGTATCACGAATTCAGCTTCCAGCAGAAGGCAATTAACAACCGCCCTCATCTGTTGAGTTGACGCACTACGAAGATTGCCTTTCGATACTTTTTTTGTCCACGTGGCGCGTTGGCAGAGGCCGTGGTCAGTTTCGATGTTTGTGCAGGGCTTTCGACCGATTTGTTGTGCCGCATCCGTAGGACGACTTCGCTTGGTGAGGCAAGCTGTCCGGCTCTAGCGAGAAAGGTTCCAGTCAGTACTCATGGTCTTTGTGACGGGGTAGGGCGATGTTTTCGATCGTCTGATTGATCAAACACGCGTTTCAAGCTCTGAAGGTCGAGTGTTATTTTCTTGCGCGATCCGTTTGTTTCGACGGTCACAGCGGTTTTGCCGCTTTCCTTCTACTGGTTGGAGGACTGTAGAGGTGAACGGTTCGGTTCGAAACGATCAGCTTCGGAATAGAGTTGATCAATGGCGGCGACCGTTGACGTCGGCAGTATTTTGACTGCTGCAAGGGCTTGGTCGACGTAGCCGCCAATCGTAAATGCTAGTACCAAGTCAGACGTTGTGAAATCACCGTCGCCATAACTTCCAACTTCGGCAAATACCTGATTGCCTTGACCATGAAAGATCTTGCCCACGCCCATAACTTCGTACCCGTCGTCGGCGAACCGTTCGGGCATGGTTTTAACATTCTTTAAAGAGGGCACTGCTTGGTAACCGGGTGTCAGAAAATAGATTCCTGTCGAGTGTGGATAGCGCCCGGTCAACAAACTCGCACGGGAAGGATTGCAAACTGGCGACTGGCAATGCGCGTTTACAAACAGTGTTCCGCGATTGGCGAGGGAATCAATCGCAGGTGTCTTCGCTTGGGGATGGCCACCCATGCAACCAACCCAGTCGTTCAGATCATCAATGGAAATCAGCAGGACATTGCGTTTGACCGCCTGTGCCGCACGCGCCGTCGGCAACAAAG from Pirellulaceae bacterium encodes the following:
- a CDS encoding thioredoxin family protein, translated to MFLVVSLAYAWYCFYAPANNIAWADNFSSAQRQATESDKPMILYFTGKWCSPCRIMKRNVWADEQVTARVNAEFIPVAIDVGDSATAGLRARYNILGAPVTMITDPQGNVLQWRDGGIGKSDFLELLSMPNPSVAKQ
- a CDS encoding sulfatase-like hydrolase/transferase gives rise to the protein MCLLTLLPTARAAQAVKRNVLLISIDDLNDWVGCMGGHPQAKTPAIDSLANRGTLFVNAHCQSPVCNPSRASLLTGRYPHSTGIYFLTPGYQAVPSLKNVKTMPERFADDGYEVMGVGKIFHGQGNQVFAEVGSYGDGDFTTSDLVLAFTIGGYVDQALAAVKILPTSTVAAIDQLYSEADRFEPNRSPLQSSNQ